The Triticum aestivum cultivar Chinese Spring chromosome 3A, IWGSC CS RefSeq v2.1, whole genome shotgun sequence genome includes a region encoding these proteins:
- the LOC123057919 gene encoding uncharacterized protein translates to MGNSLRCCLACVLPCGALDLVRIVHLSGRVDEYGRAVLAGEVLAAHPNHVLSRPCGSRQQGGPRIVIIVSPEAELERGEIYFLLPAASVPADAKKKTKTKREPSPGAAAEEGPRHHRHHRLHVRSKSEGSAATAAVEGRQQQQQQHRRRMSTGSHATSWHPHLARIAEDP, encoded by the coding sequence ATGGGGAACAGCCTGAGGTGCTGCCTGGCGTGCGTGCTGCCGTGCGGCGCGCTGGACCTGGTCCGGATCGTGCACCTCAGCGGCCGCGTCGACGAGTACGGCCGGGCCGTGCTCgccggggaggtcctggcggcgcacCCGAACCACGTGCTCAGCAGGCCCTGCGGGTCCAGGCAGCAGGGCGGGCCGCGGATCGTCATCATCGTGTCGCCCGAGGCCGAGCTGGAGCGCGGCGAGATCTACTTCCTCCTCCCGGCCGCCTCCGTGCCCGCCGACGCCAAGAAGAAGACAAAGACCAAGCGCGAGCCGAGTCCCGGCGCCGCCGCCGAGGAGGGCCCTCGGCACCATCGCCACCATCGGCTCCACGTCCGCAGCAAGTCGGAAGGCAGCGCGGCCACGGCCGCCGTCGAAGgtcgccagcagcagcagcagcagcaccggaGGCGCATGAGCACCGGCAGCCACGCCACGTCGTGGCACCCGCACCTGGCGCGCATCGCCGAGGACCCCTGA